One Ancylobacter novellus DSM 506 genomic window, GAGATGGACCTCGCGGATGGTAAAGTCAAGCTGCGGCGCATGTGCCGGAAAGGCGCGTCATGGCTATCCCTCCAGCCGTCATCCCGGACGATCCGACAGGACCGATCCGGGATCGCTTTCGGGAGAGAGATCGGCACGCGATCCCGACTCTCCGCTTCGCTTCGGCCGGGATGACGGGGGAGGGTTATGCCCGCGATGAATCCGTCGGTTCGCGCAGGCGCGCATAGACCTGGCCGAGCCGCATCGGGTCGAGCGTGCCGGTGCGCCCGCCCTCGCAGAGGGCGCCACGGAAGCCGAGATAGTCGGCGCCGACGCCGATCAGCGCCGGGATGTCCTCCAGCCGCAGCGAGCCGGCGAGGCCGGTGATCAGCCCATGCCGGCGGGCCTCGGCGACGAACTGGCCGAGGGTGAGCGGGTCGAGATGCGCGGTCAGCGGCCCCGCCTTCTTGTCGGCGGTGTCGATCATCACCCCGGCGAAGCCGGCACGGCCGAGCGCGGCGAGGATGCCGAAATCCGGCGCCTCGTCGGCGAACAGCACGCCGATGACCCGCGCGCGACCGGCCAGCGGCGCCAGGGCCTCGATGCACTCATTGGTGTGCTTGGAGGCGAACAGCCCGACCTTGACGATCGGTACGCCGGCCTCCGCCACCCGCTCGGCGGCGGCGCGGATCAGCGCCGGCACCATGGGCTGGTCGCCGGCGGTGGCGCTCAGCGCCGGGCGGGTGTGCTCGCCGAGCTGGACGCCCCAGGCGTTCCACAGCATGACGGCGGCGGTGAGCGCGTCCTGGCTCCAGGCGCCCAGCGCGCCGAAGGCCGGCTGCTTGAGATCGACGATGTCGGCGCCGCCCGCGCGCGCCAGCTCCATCTCGTGGAGGTCGGCGACGCTGGCGAGCAGGCCGGGCGGGGTCTCGCTCATCGTGCTCACGAGGCGCGCTTGCGCCGGTGCTCGGCGACGGCCTCGACCATCCAGCCCCAGGCTTCCAGTTCCTCCGGCCCGGCGGTCTTCTCCACGGCGATGGCGTGATAGGCCATCTCCTGGTCGACCTTGTCGTCCGGCAGCATGGACAGGCGACTGACCAGCACGGCGGCCTCCAGCACCGCCGCCTTGGCGCGGTTCAGCCCCTCGAAGCGGTGATGCGCCTCGCCGAAATGGGTGCGGCAGAAGAAGCGCGGGCGCTGCGGGTCGTCCTCTATGCGGTCGACCACGATCTCGTCATGCGCCAGCGCGCCGAGCAGGCGCGGGCACTTGATGCGGGTCGCGGGGGTGACGTCGACATTGAGCTTCCGGCCGATGACGCAGGCGGCGAAGATGCGCACGTCGTCGGTGAAATTGACCACGGCGATGCGGGTGGAGGCGAGGTTGTCCAGCGTGCGCGAGGGGCGGAAGGGCTGGAGCAGATAGCCGCCCTCGATCACCGTCGCGCCCATCGGCGCGATGTGCGGCACGCCCTCGGGCGAGCGGGTGGTGACGATGGTCTCGCGGATCATTCGGACGCCTTTCCGGCTTCGGTCTCGCCGGCCTTTTCCTGCCGGTCCTTGTTCGCCTGCAACGTCGTGCCGGCCTGCTTGAAAGTCAAACGATGCGCCTCCTCGGGACTGCCGGCCACCTCGCCGGCGACGCCCCATTTCAGGCCCTCGTCCTGCGCATAGCGCTTGCCGAGCTTGTAGGCGATCTCCGCGCGGGCGGTTTCCACGCCGAGATAGAAGGCGTGGGCGCCGTCATCCTCGACCTTCAGGTTCGGGAACAGCGCGAAGGGATCGGACGCGATGTGGTGGCCGTCGCGATTGTAGATGTGGATGCCGTCCTCGGTGACGTCGATGCGGAAATTGCGGTCCTTCACCTCGCTCGCGAGGGCGGCGATCTCTTCGGGCGTGGCGGCATAGGGGCGGCGGTCGCGCAAGGCCATCAGCCCGGCGCCGAAACCCTGCGGTAGCGCGCCGGCCTGCCGTGCGGCGTAGAATTCGCGCCGCGCGCGGTCGAACTCGCGCACCGCCGTGCGGCAATGCGGGCTCACCTGCACGGCGAGAACGGCGGTGATGTGCAACTCCGAGATCATCCCCATCAACAAGGCATTGATGCCGGTGGTGTCGGCGTCGGTCAGCTCGGTGACGTTGCCGATGCCCATGAGGATGGGGATGTTCGGGTAGCGCCGGCGCAGCTCGGCATAACGCACCACGGACGCCGTGAAGCCGTAATGGATCGGGTCGAGGATCGGGTCGGCGTAGAAGGGCTGGCCCTTCTCGATGCAGGCGTCGATGGCGCGGGCGAGAGAATCGAGATCGCCCTGCTTCGCGGGCACCAGCACCGGCACTGCCGGGCCTTCCTCGGCGATGGCGAGGTTGTCCTCGTTGAGGCTGAGCAGGAAATCGGCGCCGGCGCGGGTGGCGCGAGAGAGTTCGGTGAGGTCGAAACTGTCGACGCTGACCTTCAGCCCCTCGCCATGCAGCGCGGCGATGGCCTCTTCCAGATGCGGGAATTCCGTGTCCGGCATGCAGCCGAGGTCGATGACATCCGCCCCTTCGCCCTTGAGATGCCGGGCGCGGGCGAGGATGCCCTCGATGTCGAGCGTCGTCGCGTCGACGATCTCGGCGAAGATGGTCACGTCATGCGCGGAAAGATCCACCGCGCGGCGGCGCTGGCCGAAATAGTCGGGGATGTCGGCCATCTCGTCCGGGCCGCGGCTGAAGGGCACGCCGAAGGACCGCTCCAGCCGGTCGAGGTCGCCGCGGAAGCGGCCGGGCATCAGCACCCGGTCGGTCCCCGCCGGCAGCTTCAGCCGCCGCTCGACGATCTCGGCCGTCATCAGCGCGGCGACCTTGACCCCGACATTGACCACCACCGGCTCGACCGCCTCGTCGGCGATCTCGTCGGCGATCTTGGTCAGCCGCGGCTCGGCCAGCGAGCCGGTGATGAACGCGATCCGCTCCGGCCGCTTGTCTGTCGGTGCGGGCTCGTCAGCCATGGGCGGCGGCCTTTTCCGCCACCAGCCGGCGCCGCGCGGCGATGGCCTCTTCCAGATCCTCGATGGACTCGACGACGGTAGTGTCGTCGAACTCCTTGAGCTTGGCGGTGTTTTCCAGGTCGATGCGGCGCGGATAGACCGGCACCGGCCCCTTGGGCGCCATGGTGATCATCTCCGGCGCGGTGTCGCAGGCGAAGACGATCGCATGCACCCGGCACTTGCCGGCCTGCGCGAAGCAATTGGTCACCAGCGTATCGGAGATGCCGAACACCGCCTTCGCCACCGTGTTGGACGAGGCGGGCGAGACCACCAGCGTGTGGTAGAGCCCCTCATAGAAGCGCCCGACCGGCGCCGAACTGGCCGTCGTCTCCTTGAAGATGCGGGTGCCCTCGGGCAGCTCCTGCTTGTACATGCGCAGCACCTCGTCCGCCGCTTTGGAGACGAACAGGTCGACGGCATCGAGCGATTTGATCAGCGCGATGGACTCGGTGAAGAAATGCCCCGAGCCGGTCAGCGCCCAGGCCCAGCGCGGGTAAGCACCCTTGGTCGCGCTCATGCCGCGAGGCTCCCGCGACCCGGCGATGCCACCATGGCATCAATGGTGACAATTTCGACCGCACCGGTGACATGCGCGGCGAAGGAGGGGAACAGCGGATCGACCAGGCCCGATGCCGCCCAGTCGGCGGGTGCCGGTCCCGGCGCGGGGGCGGATTTCACCAGCGTCAGCCGCGCGGCGCCGATCTCGACCGCCAGCCAGGCGGCAAGGCTGTCCGAGGTGAGGTCCCAGCTTTCCGGCAGCTCCCTTGCCGCGAGTGCCATGCGCGCCGGTGCCCAAAGCGCGGCACGGCCCTGCGCATGGGCATCGACGATAGCCTCGGGCGTGTCGGCCAGCATGAGGCCGGGCGCGATATCGGCGAAGGCGAGGGCGGTCTGTTCCATGGCGAGGATGGCCATGCGATGGCAGGCGGCGTCGCTCAAGCCGAGCCGCGGCTGTAGCGCCCGCACGCCGTCCGCCAGCGGCCCGCCCCCAGTGACGAGGACCAGCGGCGCGCCGCGGCGGGCGAGGGCGGAGAGCAGCGCCGTCAGGCGCGGATGGCTGACGAGGCTGCCACCGAGCTTGACGATCTCGGGGAGTGGCTGGGTTTGCGGCATGGGTTCCGTTCCGTTCGGCCGCAGGCTACGCCAAACGCCCGGCCGCGCAAACCGCGCAAGCTCCGGTAATACCGGCACAATCTGCCGCACGAGGGACGGCGGCGGATAGAAAAAGGCCCGAAGCGGAGCCTCGGGCCATGACAAGGTGACGATCAGTCAGACGGCAACCCGCCTGTATCAAGTCTACGAATCATGCGCCGGGTCGGGGCCGTTGTCGAGGCCTGATTCGACCGCTCACGCGCGCGTTATCCGCCGCCGGCCAGCGCGTGCAGCGCGATACCGCTCGTCGTGGCGACGTTGAGGGAATCGAAGCCGGCCTTCATCGGAATGCGCACCGTGCGGGCCCGGGCGAGCACATGATCGGGCAGTCCCGGACCTTCCGCGCCGAGCAGCAGCGCCGCCCGTTTCGGCCGTTCGATGCCGCCGAGCGTCGCCTCGCCGGCCGGGCTCAGCGCCAGCAGTTCGAAGCCGTGGGCGGCGAGCAGGTCGAGGATCGCTTCGGCCGATCCCTCGCGGGCGAAGGGCACGACGAGGCTGCCGCCGACGGAGACGCGGATGGCCTTGCGGTAGAGCGGGTCGCAGGAGGCGAAGTCGAACAGCGCCGCATCGGCGCCGAAGGCGGCGGCGTTGCGCATGATGCCGCCGACATTGTCGTGGTTGGTGATGCCGAGCGGCACCACGACCAGCGCCTCGTCCGGCAGCGAGGCGACGAGATCCGCCATGGACGGCATCTCGCCGCGCAGCCCGACGCCGAGCAGGCCGCGATGGATGTGGAAGCCGGTGATGCCGTCGAGGATCGGCTGCGCGGCGGTGTAGATCGGCAGGTCGTCGGGCGCCTGCGCCAGCAGATCGGTGAGCGCATGCACGCGGCTCTCGGCCAGCAGCAGGGATTCCAGCGCGAAGCGGTTGCGGGCTGAGAGCGCGACGTCGAGCACGGTCCGCCCCTCGACGATGAACCGCCCGCCGCGCCCGACGAGGTCGCGCTCCTTGATCACGCGATAGGCGTCGATGCGCGGGTCGTCCGGCGAGGCGAGGGGAATGAGGCGGCTCACGCCCCCAGTTCCTCGCGCAGCATCTCCAGCTCCAGCCACTGCTCCTCGGCTTTCGACAGCTCGGCGTGCTTCGCCTCCAGCGCCGCGGAGGTCTTGGCGAAGCCGGCCGGGTCCTTGGTGTAGAAGTCCGGCGCCTGCATCTTGTGGGCGAGCCTGGCGATCTCTTCTTCCAGCGCGGCGATCTGCTTGGGCAGCTGTTCCAGCGCGTGCTTCTCCTTGAAGGAGAGCTTGCGCTTCGACGTCGGCGTCGCAGCCGCAGCGGGCGCGGCTTCCGTCTTCTCGGCCTTCGGCCTGTCGACCGTGCGCGCGGTGACGCCCTGGCCCCGCTGGGCGACCATGTCGGAATAGCCGCCGGCATAGACCGCCCACGTTCCGTCGCCCTCGAAGACGATGGTCGCGGTCACCGTGCGGTCGAGGAAGTCACGGTCGTGGCTGACCAGCAGCACCGTGCCGGCATAGTCGTCGATCATCTCTTCCAGCAGGTCGAGCGTCTCGAGGTCGAGGTCGTTGGTGGGCTCGTCGAGCACCAGCAGGTTCGAGGCCTGCGCCAGCGCGCAGGCGAGCAGCAGCCGCCCGCGCTCGCCGCCCGAGAGCGAGGCGACCGGCGTGCCGGCCTGCTCGGGCGTGAACAGGAAGTCCTTCATGTAGCCGATGACGTGGCGCGGATTGCCGCCGATGAACACCTGGTCGCCGCGCCCCTCGGTCAGCGTGTCGCGCACCGAGCGGGCGGGGTCGAGCTTGGCGCGGCGCTGGTCGAGCGTCGCCATCTCGATATTGGTGCCGAGCTTGATCGTGCCGCTGTCGGGCGCCAGCTCGCCGGTGAGCATCTTCAGCAGCGTGGTCTTGCCGGCGCCGTTCGGGCCGACGATGCCGATGCAATCGCCGCGCTGGATGCGGATGGAGAAGTCGCGGACGATCGCGCGGCCGTCATAAGCCTTGGCGATGCGCTCGGCCTCGATCACCAGCTTGCCGGAGGTCTCGGCGTCCGTGGAGGACAGCGTGACGGTGCCGAGCGCCCGGCGGTGCTCGCGGTACTGCTTGCGCATCTCGGCCAGCTCGCCGACGCGGCGCATGTTGCGCTTGCGCCGGGCGGTGACGCCGTAGCGCATCCAGTGCTCCTCGGCGACGATCTGCCGGGCGAGCTTGTGGTGCTCGCGCTCCTCCTCCTCCAAGACCTGGTCGCGCCATTCCTCGAAGAACCTGAAGCCGCGCTCCATGCGCCGCGTGCGGCCGCGGTCGAGCCAGACCGTGGCGCGGGTGAGGTCTTCGAGGAAGCGCCGGTCGTGGCTGATCAGCACCAGCGCCGAGCGGGTGGAGGCGATCTCGCTCTCCAGCCATTCGATGGCCGGCAGGTCGAGATGGTTGGTCGGCTCGTCGAGCAGAAGGATGTCCGGCTCGGGCGCCAGCACACGGGCGAGCGCGGCGCGGCGGGCCTCGCCGCCGGAGAGGCTGGCGGGGCTCTCCTCGCCGGTGAGGCCGAGCTGCTCCAGCAGATAGCGCGCGCGATAGTCCTGATCGCCCGGCCCCATGCCGGCCTCGACATAGGCGAGGGTGGTGGGAAAGCCCGACAGGTCCGGCTCCTGCGGCAGGTAGCGCACCGTCGCGCTGGGCTGCACGAAGCGCGTGCCGCCATCCGCCTGCACGAGGCCGGCAGCGATCTTCAGCAGCGTCGACTTGCCCGAGCCGTTGCGGCCGACGAGGCCGACGCGCTCGCCCTGGGAGACGGAAAGCTCCGCCCCCTCCAGCAGCGGCGTGCCGCCGAAGGTGAGCCGTGTGTCCTGCAAAAGGAGAAGAGGTGGCGCCATGGCGCGGGGATAGGGGATGCGCGGGCGGCGGGCAAGGGGAGGATGGTCAGTCCTCGTCGTCGCTCAGCCGGTCGAGCGAGCGCCCGCCATAGAGGATCCGGTCGAAAACGACGAGATCGCCGTCGATGTGGAAGGCGATCATCACCCGCCGTTCGAAGCCGACGAGACGGGTATTGGGGGCGAGGTCGTCCCGGCAGGTGCCTCTCTTCGGAAAGGTGGCAAATCCACGGCAATAGGCTTCGATGCGTTGAACATAGCCAAGCGCCAGATCCCTGCCTGAGCGCTGGGAGACAAAACGATATATGCCGATCAGATCTTCTTCCGCTTCCGGCGAGAAGATAATCCTATAGGTCACCGGCAATGTCCGCGGCGTGGAGGGCGCGAATCTTGTCGAACACCTCGTCCGCGGTCAGGCCCCGTTCCGGGTGAGCACGCATCTCGTCGACCACCGGCACCACCTCTTCGCGCAGCCAGCGCTCGACCGCCGCGTCGCGCTCCTGCAGGGCGCGCAGGCCGGCGCGGATGACTTCGCTGCCGCTGGCATAGGTGCCGGTCGAGACGAGCCTGTCTATGAATTCCGCCTGCTCGCGTGGCAGACTGAAGGTGCGCTTCTCGGCGGTTGCCATGGATTTCCTCCGGCGCGATATCGGTATGAATTATTCATACCGCGGAACGGTCATGACCTCAATGAATCTCGCATCTTCCTCCCTCGACGCCCTCCTCGCCTCCATCGCCCAGCGCATCGGCGCGCAGCATGTGCTCACCGGGTCCGCCGACATGGCGCCCTATCTCAACGAGGAGCGCGGGCTCTATCACGGGCAGGCGCCCGCCGTGCTGCGGCCGGGCTCGACCGAGGAAGTCGCCTTCATCGTCGAGGCCTGCGCCCGCGCCGGCGTTCCCATCGTGCCGCAGGGCGGCAATACCGGGCTGGTCGGCGGGCAGATGCCGTTCGGGCAGGTGCTGATGTCGCTGCAGCGGCTCGACCGCATCCGAAATGTCGATCCCGTCGACATGACGATGACGGTCGAGGCGGGCGTGATCCTCGACACCATCCACCACGCGGCGGAGGCGGTGGACTGCCTGTTTCCCCTGCACATCGCCTCGCAGGGTTCCTGCCGCATCGGCGGCAACCTCTCGACCAATGCCGGCGGCACCGCCGTGCTGCGCTACGGCAATGCGCGCGAGCTGGTGCTCGGGCTGGAGGTGGTGCTGGCCGACGGCCGGGTGTGGAACGGGCTGAAGCGCCTGCGCAAGAACAATGCGGGCTACGACCTGAAGCCGCTCTTCCTCGGCACCGAGGGCACGCTCGGGATCATCACTGCCGCCGTGCTGAAGCTGTTCCCCAAGCCCGCCCAGCGCTCGACCGCCTTCCTCGCCGTGCCGGATCCGGCGTCGGCGCTCGCCTTGCTCAAGCGGCTGCGCGGCGAGGCGGGGGACGCGCTGACCACCTTCGAATTGATGGCCTCCTTCGGCGTCGAGACCGTGCTGAAGCACATGCCCGGCACGGTGCGCCCGCTGCGCGACACCTATGACTGGTATGTGCTGGCCGAGCTTTCCGCCCCGACTCGCGCCTTCGACCTCGGCACGCTGATGGAGACGACGCTCGGCGCCGCCATGGAGGCGGGCGAGGTGCTCGACGGGGTGATCGCTACCTCGGAAGCACAGGCGGCGAACATGTGGCGGCTGCGCGAGGACATGTCGGAGGCGCAGAAGCACGAGGGCGGCTCGATCAAGCACGACGTCTCGGTGCCGGTCTCGCGCGTGCCGGAATTCATGGAGCAGGCGCTGGCCGCCTGCCTCGCGGCCATGCCGGGGCTGCGGCCCTGTCCGTTCGGCCATGTCGGCGACGGCAACATCCACTTCAACCTCAGCCAGCCGGTCGGCATGGAGAAGGCCGCCTTCCTCGCGGAGTGGGAGACCTTCAACCGCATCGTCCACGACATCGTGGTCGCGATGGACGGCTCCATCGCCGCCGAGCACGGCATCGGCATCCTCAAGCGCGAGGAGCTGGCGCATTACGCAGATGCTGTCGGGCTCGACCTGATGCACCGGCTGAAGGCGGCGCTCGATCCGGCGGGGCTGCTCAATCCGGGCAAGGTGATCGGTTCGTAGTCGACAATATCTACCAGTCTAGAATGATCACAAACTAGAATTCGCGAGTGTATTCGCTGTTTCGAAGCGTTCTACATTTGCGAATTCGGGCTTTTTGATATTGTCGACCGCGCCTTTGCGGGTTTATGGAAGCCGGTAATTGACGGGCCGGCTCTCCGATACGTCTGCGCATGACGCGTGCGGCGGGCCGCCGACCGGAACATCGGAAAGCCGCCATGCTGACATTTCGCCGAATCCTGCCGCACCGCCGGAGCTTAAGCGCGCTGATCGCCGCCACGCTCTTGTGTGCCGCGCTGGTACCGGCGGCGATGCCGGCCTTCGCGCAGCAGCCGGCGCCGACGCCCTCGGCGCCCCCGCCCGCGACGGCCACCCAGCCGGCGCCGATGCAGGCCGCGCCGTCGACGCCGGGCGTGCCGCAGGCCACCGATCCGCTAGTGCCGCCGGTCATGCCCTCCACGGGCGCTGCCCCGGATGCCGCCAATCCTTCCTCCGCCCCGGCCGACGGCACGGTGCCCGCCGACCCGACGCAGGTCCATGCCGAGGGCGAAGACCCGTCCGTTTCCGCCCAGCTGCCGCATGACCTGTCGCCGTGGGGCATGTTCATGGCCGCCGACTGGGTCGTGAAGGCGGTGATGATCGGCCTCGCCTTCGCCTCGGTGGTGACCTGGACGGTGTGGCTCGCCAAGTCGGTCGAACTGACCTTCGCCAAGGGCCGGCTGCGCCGCGCGCTGAAGGGCTATCTCGGCGCGGCTTCGCTGGAGGAGGCGCGCGACG contains:
- the exbB gene encoding tonB-system energizer ExbB; its protein translation is MLTFRRILPHRRSLSALIAATLLCAALVPAAMPAFAQQPAPTPSAPPPATATQPAPMQAAPSTPGVPQATDPLVPPVMPSTGAAPDAANPSSAPADGTVPADPTQVHAEGEDPSVSAQLPHDLSPWGMFMAADWVVKAVMIGLAFASVVTWTVWLAKSVELTFAKGRLRRALKGYLGAASLEEARDVGPAGPAGAMLRTTFLEVKRSGDLPADGIKERVSISLSRIEVAAGRAITRGTGLLATIGATAPFVGLFGTVWGIMNSFIGISKAQTTNLAVVAPGIAEALLATAIGLVAAIPAVVIYNHFSRQVSGYRLLLGDASAEVLRLLSRDLDRRDAARASGNRAEAARLRATAAAE
- a CDS encoding type II toxin-antitoxin system RelE/ParE family toxin, which gives rise to MTYRIIFSPEAEEDLIGIYRFVSQRSGRDLALGYVQRIEAYCRGFATFPKRGTCRDDLAPNTRLVGFERRVMIAFHIDGDLVVFDRILYGGRSLDRLSDDED
- a CDS encoding (5-formylfuran-3-yl)methyl phosphate synthase; this encodes MSETPPGLLASVADLHEMELARAGGADIVDLKQPAFGALGAWSQDALTAAVMLWNAWGVQLGEHTRPALSATAGDQPMVPALIRAAAERVAEAGVPIVKVGLFASKHTNECIEALAPLAGRARVIGVLFADEAPDFGILAALGRAGFAGVMIDTADKKAGPLTAHLDPLTLGQFVAEARRHGLITGLAGSLRLEDIPALIGVGADYLGFRGALCEGGRTGTLDPMRLGQVYARLREPTDSSRA
- a CDS encoding DUF447 domain-containing protein, with translation MIRETIVTTRSPEGVPHIAPMGATVIEGGYLLQPFRPSRTLDNLASTRIAVVNFTDDVRIFAACVIGRKLNVDVTPATRIKCPRLLGALAHDEIVVDRIEDDPQRPRFFCRTHFGEAHHRFEGLNRAKAAVLEAAVLVSRLSMLPDDKVDQEMAYHAIAVEKTAGPEELEAWGWMVEAVAEHRRKRAS
- a CDS encoding TrmH family RNA methyltransferase; this encodes MSRLIPLASPDDPRIDAYRVIKERDLVGRGGRFIVEGRTVLDVALSARNRFALESLLLAESRVHALTDLLAQAPDDLPIYTAAQPILDGITGFHIHRGLLGVGLRGEMPSMADLVASLPDEALVVVPLGITNHDNVGGIMRNAAAFGADAALFDFASCDPLYRKAIRVSVGGSLVVPFAREGSAEAILDLLAAHGFELLALSPAGEATLGGIERPKRAALLLGAEGPGLPDHVLARARTVRIPMKAGFDSLNVATTSGIALHALAGGG
- a CDS encoding ABC-F family ATP-binding cassette domain-containing protein; this encodes MAPPLLLLQDTRLTFGGTPLLEGAELSVSQGERVGLVGRNGSGKSTLLKIAAGLVQADGGTRFVQPSATVRYLPQEPDLSGFPTTLAYVEAGMGPGDQDYRARYLLEQLGLTGEESPASLSGGEARRAALARVLAPEPDILLLDEPTNHLDLPAIEWLESEIASTRSALVLISHDRRFLEDLTRATVWLDRGRTRRMERGFRFFEEWRDQVLEEEEREHHKLARQIVAEEHWMRYGVTARRKRNMRRVGELAEMRKQYREHRRALGTVTLSSTDAETSGKLVIEAERIAKAYDGRAIVRDFSIRIQRGDCIGIVGPNGAGKTTLLKMLTGELAPDSGTIKLGTNIEMATLDQRRAKLDPARSVRDTLTEGRGDQVFIGGNPRHVIGYMKDFLFTPEQAGTPVASLSGGERGRLLLACALAQASNLLVLDEPTNDLDLETLDLLEEMIDDYAGTVLLVSHDRDFLDRTVTATIVFEGDGTWAVYAGGYSDMVAQRGQGVTARTVDRPKAEKTEAAPAAAATPTSKRKLSFKEKHALEQLPKQIAALEEEIARLAHKMQAPDFYTKDPAGFAKTSAALEAKHAELSKAEEQWLELEMLREELGA
- a CDS encoding type II toxin-antitoxin system ParD family antitoxin; the encoded protein is MATAEKRTFSLPREQAEFIDRLVSTGTYASGSEVIRAGLRALQERDAAVERWLREEVVPVVDEMRAHPERGLTADEVFDKIRALHAADIAGDL
- a CDS encoding FAD-binding oxidoreductase translates to MTSMNLASSSLDALLASIAQRIGAQHVLTGSADMAPYLNEERGLYHGQAPAVLRPGSTEEVAFIVEACARAGVPIVPQGGNTGLVGGQMPFGQVLMSLQRLDRIRNVDPVDMTMTVEAGVILDTIHHAAEAVDCLFPLHIASQGSCRIGGNLSTNAGGTAVLRYGNARELVLGLEVVLADGRVWNGLKRLRKNNAGYDLKPLFLGTEGTLGIITAAVLKLFPKPAQRSTAFLAVPDPASALALLKRLRGEAGDALTTFELMASFGVETVLKHMPGTVRPLRDTYDWYVLAELSAPTRAFDLGTLMETTLGAAMEAGEVLDGVIATSEAQAANMWRLREDMSEAQKHEGGSIKHDVSVPVSRVPEFMEQALAACLAAMPGLRPCPFGHVGDGNIHFNLSQPVGMEKAAFLAEWETFNRIVHDIVVAMDGSIAAEHGIGILKREELAHYADAVGLDLMHRLKAALDPAGLLNPGKVIGS
- a CDS encoding aspartate/glutamate/uridylate kinase, whose amino-acid sequence is MPQTQPLPEIVKLGGSLVSHPRLTALLSALARRGAPLVLVTGGGPLADGVRALQPRLGLSDAACHRMAILAMEQTALAFADIAPGLMLADTPEAIVDAHAQGRAALWAPARMALAARELPESWDLTSDSLAAWLAVEIGAARLTLVKSAPAPGPAPADWAASGLVDPLFPSFAAHVTGAVEIVTIDAMVASPGRGSLAA
- a CDS encoding DUF6513 domain-containing protein gives rise to the protein MADEPAPTDKRPERIAFITGSLAEPRLTKIADEIADEAVEPVVVNVGVKVAALMTAEIVERRLKLPAGTDRVLMPGRFRGDLDRLERSFGVPFSRGPDEMADIPDYFGQRRRAVDLSAHDVTIFAEIVDATTLDIEGILARARHLKGEGADVIDLGCMPDTEFPHLEEAIAALHGEGLKVSVDSFDLTELSRATRAGADFLLSLNEDNLAIAEEGPAVPVLVPAKQGDLDSLARAIDACIEKGQPFYADPILDPIHYGFTASVVRYAELRRRYPNIPILMGIGNVTELTDADTTGINALLMGMISELHITAVLAVQVSPHCRTAVREFDRARREFYAARQAGALPQGFGAGLMALRDRRPYAATPEEIAALASEVKDRNFRIDVTEDGIHIYNRDGHHIASDPFALFPNLKVEDDGAHAFYLGVETARAEIAYKLGKRYAQDEGLKWGVAGEVAGSPEEAHRLTFKQAGTTLQANKDRQEKAGETEAGKASE
- a CDS encoding flavoprotein encodes the protein MSATKGAYPRWAWALTGSGHFFTESIALIKSLDAVDLFVSKAADEVLRMYKQELPEGTRIFKETTASSAPVGRFYEGLYHTLVVSPASSNTVAKAVFGISDTLVTNCFAQAGKCRVHAIVFACDTAPEMITMAPKGPVPVYPRRIDLENTAKLKEFDDTTVVESIEDLEEAIAARRRLVAEKAAAHG